Part of the Athalia rosae chromosome 2, iyAthRosa1.1, whole genome shotgun sequence genome, CGATGGCCTTGAGAGAGATCGTTATGTATCGGTAgctagataaattttattcgctcTACGTAATTCTATATCACGACGCGGTAtgtggttgaaaatttttggctgtCTCCCCTCTGATTATCATGATTGTTATCACGATTGTATCTACCAATGGGGAACGAATTTActcataaaataaaaagaagaaaaaattaatcaatggaTTATAAAAAGGCAACAACATTCGCGAGTGAATTATACACAGATTTgtcaaatgaaaagaagaatcaacACGCGACTGTCCCGTGTCTCAGCTGCGATTAATGATATTAAGTATTTGCAACGTAATTTCATGCTTAATGATATGATGAATTgaagtgaaaataatgatcACCATCTTGCTAGTGATTATAATCATTAAACTTTGAGAGGATTATTCGGTGACGTAGGTATGTAGGCATGTAGCCGAGGAATCACAGTAAAGAAGACGAATCACCATGCAACAGTGCaatcaaaatgaaagaaaaaaaaggaaaagactgtgaaatttttcgtccaatTTCAAGTGACACAATTTTGTTCCTGCATTTAATATTTCATACTCTGCGCAATCAGTTGAATCAAAAACACTGCAGCTCGTTGCTCTGCTtattctataaataaaaagtagatAAGTTTGAGTGTctagagaaaaatcaaactttctaaaaattaaaaaaaaaggaaccgaaCACAAACGCGGCTAAAAACTCACGCGGATACGAGTCCGCAAAAAGTGCAGTAAAAATAGTAACCgtgccattttgttttttttttttcattttattaacaATGAATATTACTCGCGTGTGAATGTATTATACGTGGGTCGGGTGCGATACTTTCTAAAGTtcgcgaagagaaagaaaaatagaaaaattaaacgaatcgttcgaatttcgataTTATATCGCTGTACCCGATTCCATCGAGTAATTTTTGTGAATCGCGAACGACAGggcgatattcaaattttggtaAATCACCTGCAATGTAGAAATAAATCAGTAAAATgaacgttcaatttttcaacaccgTTACACTCACCGTGCTCGATATAAATCCCAAATTATCGTGAGAGGCCATTTTAAAAAGGCAATAATTGTCTTGTGTTTATTtagctatttttattttgtcgttCAATCGTACACTGACATCGTGAATcgcggtggtgaaaaaaaaggacgataCTGTAAAATTGGTGCAACGAAACAAgccaaataaaaattataggtGGCTAGGGCAGCGAAGACCGGTATTAGTATATTGCAGgtaaataatcgatcgatcgatccgcgaTCGAACCGAATGATTAtcttatttcaaatatttgataaaattataatataaatctGTGGGGTCCACCGTAGAATGAAGCGAGTGACAGGTGCGGTGGTCACAGACGGACTGGACAATATATTATAAGGAGACTCGGTAGATCGTCCCGCGCCAAGTTTATTATACCATATTAAAATCGAATGGGACGACAACCGAGACTATTTAACGAAGgatgtaaaatttcaaattgagcGCGATGTGGAGTGGCATCGATGATCATTCCCTATAATCATAGGATCCTGGGAATCATTTTCATAGGAAATTAATCGCAGTGTCTTCGCTGTTAAAAAGGCTTTCATTTGAACCCAATTATAATGAAATCGGTAATCTGAGAGATGAGGTATCGctgcaaattttattttcgaacgcaTTCGTGAGATCAATTCGCTTGGCTCTAATGCTGCGAACACACGAGTAATAGATGTCCAACAATAGACGCAGTTTGGAAGTTATTTAACCCTATCGTGAAGGTAGATGCTCTGAATTACCGACTCGAAATCAcgccgttattttttcaaatctatcgCTTCGCTGACtgtcgatctttttttttaccgtgatTTTATGCtccgagaaaaataattttctcgtccTATCAATGACCAACGCTACTACCCTGGCTCAGAATTCTTTTTACATAAATTGAGGAATTTAcaaaagatttcggagtcgtaAATGCAATCGTCCATATTACACCTCGAACGCCGGTTGAACGgccattttttctccaagaAATTATGTGCCGATAATCATATCAAATTCCAACGAAATTTTAGCCccgattataataatcatgattTTATCAACTGAATATCCAGTTTTAACTATtagttcggtttttttttgttatagaACTTGCTATCACCTAAATCGATGCAAACCGGCTTCTTTCACGCTTTGTATTTTTAGACTCCACGGTCTTGTATAAAGGCGTGCCGAATAAATTCGCCATCGCCAAGGAGAAATGTCGTTATAACTTCGatcgttcaatttcaaacgATGCGATTCTCCTTCTCATTTTTGATAAATCAAAACGACTGATCAACCGATACAGGTGTAATGTTCAAGTATATGTCTAGCCGAGCTGTCTCACGAATTTTGATGATCGATGCAGATTTTGATCAAACCCCAAGTTATCATACGTCAGTATGTACACGTTTTAGAACGAGTCACACTGTAGCAGTGTAATAGACAAAacgaagaggtaaaaaaaaaataaaaaaaataaatgacaatTATGTAAATCCACACCTGCAGGTAAAAACGTATAAAAGGTTTTCAAGCACGTGACCGATGATCCGCAACAAATTTACCAACGCCGTTAGCGagctaaataaaattaaaaagaaaaaactgaaaaaattaaaaaaaaccattttaaGAAAAACCGCAACGACGACCTCGGCCATGTTCCCCGTATCGAAAAGAAATGTAAATGCaaccatcaatttttcaaattaataacgaatcgaaaattaaaaacctCTTTTGATTCTCTAATTTGATTACAACAACTCTCGATTTTTGATCGttcattgaatgtttttttttttcttttgccacatctcgtataatttatcgttgatttatcgaaaataaaatagaacaaataaacgaatcgaGCAATCTGCTGCAACAATCGAAACGAACGCAGTGGTTCAGAAATAAGTTTCTGATTTGTAGATTGTGCAAGACTTGGCAACAGGAAGCAAACAAAGTATCAGAGTTCACTGATTGGTACTATGTTATTACACAGATACATATGTAGAAACGTACGTACTGCGTGTGCATGTGgttttataggtatacgcacacGTATTATACGAACGTAATACAATATAATGCATGCACAGATAAACGGgagacacttttctaatgaaACATTTCAACCGTTCATAAAGTCGTAACTCGTACGATGTTGAAAGTTAAAACGGTGCTCTGTATAGTCGTGATCGACTGTTGTGCAGTTTAAGTTACGCGGTAGTGCGATTAACTTCAAACCAGATGCACAATTGGATAAGTATTCTGCCCgttgatatacatacacgtagtAAATGTGTATATAACACGCATTACGACACGCATTAGCATATTAGGGAACAGTTTGAGTAAAATTTTCCAGTCCATTTTGTCTTTCTTATcacgaaaatttcaagtactGTGATATCCAGCTGTCTCACATTAGTGGAATGTCGCCATTTTGAGAtctggttttttattttcttaaaaatcactattttattcttttaaaattgaatctttttctctgggcaaaaaatattgattcgaAGATTCAATTTCTTGTTCAATCTTCGATCAACAATATATTATTGCCATTGGTTTTTGAAGAtgattaaggaaaaaaattatctatcGCTTCGAAAACCACTTTTTTCGGATCTACGCTCATTTGACGTGGTAGAcatgagaattttcgaaaacgtagaatttcgaaaacggCAAAAATCGACTGACCCAAAGAATTTATATTTCTTCAAACATAGAAAAACTGCAATCACCGATCAATATCAGatagtttttcaatttgtgtGAAAATATCCTTGACACTATACCACTACGCATGTACTATGTACTATACGACATATGCATGTGGCGTATCGGAGATACCTTCGAGCTCTTCCTTTCACTTCGTTCACACATATTTTAATATCCTTCTTGTCTCCTATTCTTCAGCTTGAGAATTTACAATTCATCAATCGGACAACACAATTGTTAATTGATTCGAgctgaatattaaaattatcataaagCCATTATTCCAATTAAATATTCATAAGATAATCCAGATCTGAGTCATCGTTCTTTGCGAATAATTCAATCTTATTGCTCGGATTCGTTAGATTCTAGATCACTACAGCTGTTTCATATACGAAAACGTTATAAAATCCCGCATATTACGCGTCTGAAAAAACCCACCGGGTTAAAccagaattaaaaaataaaaaaaaaaggggtaaaaaataaaaggaaaaaggctTCCTACTCTTCTCGTACTATAGGTAAATTATACAGGTAATCTGCTCTTCAAACTTTCGATGTTCTCAGCCTTGGATCACTGCAAATAAAATTgtatcaaaaattgattttcctttcgtttatttttcacaattcctTCACCTACCGTGTTATTTTTATCAGTTGTttgtgtttattattttttttctccaacctcgtttcaatttttcgcttgAATCTACATGATGCATGCCAGATAATGCATACAATGCATACACGTAATATATAAATGGTGCGATGTTGTCGATAATCGAGTCAAAGAGATACCCTACTAACAATGAACATCAGCACTTATTATATGTACCGAGTTGTTAATTGTTTTCCATTATCTCACGGTCGTAACTAACGGCAAAGTACAGATTGTAGAatgaatcagaaatttttactgcaattattgaaatatattattatttacatactCGTGTATAATTCGATGacgaacttttgaaaatttagagAAATTCGCTGGAAATCATTCGTCAAAAAATCGAGTCTCATAGGTAAAAATGAAGCAAAACTGTTAGAAATGAAGTATTGGTGATGATACGACTCGATTCATTACCATCattgtcgttatttttatcattcatcatcgtcgttttCGACACCTGCGATGCTTGGGGTAGTACTAACAAATTGTAAATCGAATCGATGCAAATGTGACGTAACAATTGAACCAATTTCGTAAGCGTGACACATACGATTTTTAAGACTGTCAATAGCGTTAGATATGGtcagatgtatgtatacgcacatgtatataattacataagtatatacatgAAGGTATGCACGTACGATACGATACAATCTCCTCATAACAGCgattattgaaagaaaatcacCTCACAGATTCTAGCCTCTATAAGCAGCCTGGATCTGACCTCCACATATGCCCGTGTGTAACGAGCTATgtaaatatgtgtatgtatgtagtatatgtatacgtgtacggttGTGTATGCAATTGAGTTAGTACGTACAGGTGATGTGTAGATGTATTTACCATAGAAATTCAATAATGgaagaaatcgatttttcatttagaaaataggagaaaataaaatgattttttaattacaactTGTTACTCATGTTTTTTTCTAACCACGCCAATAAATAACTTGATTATCTTTGAATAACTTTTGAAGTATATAGCGATCATTCTCATTAGGTATAGAATTATTCGCTGGTGTTTTTATATTGCGTTATTGACGTCGTATTCATGTGGCGTTCCcttaattaaattataatcTTGGGGGATTTGGTTATCTATGGGCCACGATTGTGTAACAGGGTGGAAAGAAATGATTGGTCGCCGCTTCGCCAGGTGTTTCTCCTAAGCTCGAGATCGGTGGAGATCTATCGAAACTTGTAGCCGCGAAATTGGCCTTGACCCTAAAATTCGAGGTCGAATTTTTGATCGTTTGCAAAAAATGTCAAACGCCAATAATAACTGAAGTTTCCGAGAGTGAAAGAACAgctggaaaacgaaaaaaaacttaaaaattttttattgaaaatagtcAGGAAAAGCAGCCGGTACCTCGATAACTCGTAACTCGATGAAATCTCTGTAAAAACAATGAGGTATAtgtgtaaatgaaaattttgttttagtTTCAAGTCCTGCATGTATTATGTTAAgtagatatacgtgtaataaggAAGTTATTTGGTATAATCGCGGTGATGGGATTTTTTCAGTTCGGAGAATtaggaaaaaaccaaaaaataaaaatcaattaactCAAGTATGAACTGGTTTGAGtaatggagataaaaaaaaacttatcgcTGATCAAATTGTTCTACACCTACTGTTCAATTCGTTGGTATATTATCTGTGTAATTCTGACGATGAGTCCATATATCTTTTGGTATTTCTTATCACTTACATTACACGGGACGTTCGCATCGACTGAAAACAAAaggtaagaagaagaaagagatgaattgaaatggttttttcaaagttgaaaaatatgttcTTTCCTCCTCTCAAATATGAGATGTATAATATGGTTATAGTCATTGCGTAATtggtataaatatgtgtacgcATAAATTTGACGGAAATCTACCATTTTCGTGCAAATACGTGTGTAgtgataatatattttcggCGCGCCGCATTTTTTCACCATGCAAAACGTTGAACAATTATCTCTAGATGTATTGTGATTTTTTAATGTGACCCCAAAatgcgataataataaatcataTATTAATGAATGCTGGGCATGATGTTGGAACAGGCAGATCCAGtctaaaataatgaatgacaTTGCTGaagttcattatttttcaaatactgcACGAACTACttatcttctttatttttaaattcttctccatttttttccccatcgacTGCAACgcatgaattatatttttctgcgTTGTTAATCTTAGAGTACTCGGAGATTTcaataatagtaacaataatgGAATCACGGAAGTGGAACATTTCGTCATTCTCACCCACCTGCTATACGGGGCATTTCACGTCGATTTCACGTGATTCTGaaacacaaaataaaattttcgaaacgtcaatttttcggttaaattgaaacaatctcgttaattatttaatcgatTCAGTttactgaagaaaaaaaaatcattcaaaggCAAATGATTTCTCGAGGGTCAGAACCTGCAACAATCTTGACTTACAATCATTTAGGGACGTTTCGAGGACATTTTTATAGAGTCTCATTGAAAATGCACATTGTGATTCGAGGTTCTTTGGATTAtagattatcattatttttaccttGTTTCTCGTGTATAATTTGGATGTGAAGGCGCTCGATGCAATGCTGCTTGCATATCTAtcgctaattatttttttttttttttcattcaactgtCATGCGTCATGAAGACCGGAAGTTGTAACACGTTATGCACAGAGTTTAACTTTAATGATGATCGTTAAATATTGTAtacgattcaaaatttttacgatatttttttctgcgtTTACAACGACGGATCACCACGTGCTGATGACGGAAtacgacgatgataacgatCTGAAGtgataaaataacaatttatgCATTTTTCTTGAATCGAAGTATCAAATGTTAATGtcagtgaatttttcaactctttgaCTTCATCTATTGTTAGTTACTGTGAGGATTTTCCGTTTGTGTactttttttgagaaattgttCGAATCTTCAAACTAAATTGATCTACCCTATGATCTATCGACAAGATGGAGTTATCGCcaagttttcgattttcggagCGATTTTAAGATATTGTAAGATACCTCGATAGGTGATCATTACATCCTAATTTAgtgtttctgagatcaaaatgtaaaaaaattaatcgaaatactacgaaacaaaaaatgtagaTTTTTGAGCGAGAGTTTTCAGaagtctgattttttttatttacggaACATTGATATAATCGTTCCTATGGATCTAAACTGATGCTTTTTTCTAGAGTCAAAATATCATAGAAACTAATCGCTTGAACGTTTTCGAAAATGTTCAGgcaaatcaaattcaaataatcaaattcaatCAATGCAATACTAAAGAATATTTGAGAGATCTGCTTTAATTGACCGATGGTAAGATTTGTTTGAAATATCTTTTATCGGTATATTACCGacttaataataacaaataaatagtaACAATAAACTTTCAAAAAGTACAGGACAGGGGCGCTGGCAGCAGgcgaatattttccaaaatctaACCTGAATTTCATAAACAATCCAAGCCTGTGGAAAGCAACATTTTCAACATTGATTAGGCTAAttgataaaagaataaaataagaataagcAAGTTTTTTGAAATCTTGAGTATGTTCTGAGCAAGGATAACTTCGAATTATCGTTTTTCACGATGAGAACACAAGTTCTGAGATTATACAAGGACTTGCTGAGGTACGGTCAAGGCCTACAATATACAGACACTgctttattcaaaaaaagaataaagggAAACTTTAGGAAAAACAAGACTCTAGTCGACGCCAAGGATATAGAGTTTCAGTTTCAGGTAATCTGCTGAACTTCGACCTGTTTTTTTGGTCCATAATTATTTATCCCACTTGAATTCTGGTTTTCTTATTACAGAAGGGATTAAAGTTACTGACTGACAAACGAGTAATCTAAGAGAGATCGTTCCAAAGTCTTAGCCAAATCATGAAGCTAACAAAGACCTTGCAACGAGTTGTACAGCTTAAATTTACGCAAATGATCACGAGTGGCTCTAAAGATTCTGCAGGGTTCATTGGCTGTCATTCATCAATTAGAGAATTAGATGATTGCCGAACAGAAAAACTCCTTGCCAGTAGATTTGAAACACAGAATGTATCGAGCAGGTCGATGTCGTCATTGAAGAAGTTTTTGGATTACTCTAAAGTCCCTAAAATAAATGAGGCAGATATTGAGATACAATATGTTAGAGGAAGCGGCCCAGGAGGACAAGCGACtaataaaacaaacaacgcAGTTCAAATCAAACACAAGGAAACAGGTATAGTAGTTAAATGTCACCAGACAAGAAGTCAGTGGGACAACCAGAAAAAGGCGATACAAATCTTGACAACTAAGTTGgataatttgataaatggAGAAAATTCCATTGAGGCTCAGATCAAATCTattcaatcaaaaaaattagctagcaaagaaaaaaaacggagaagatTGGATGAACTAAAAGCAGCTTTCAAAGAGCGTGAAGGACTCAAATGATTTATCATTTTAACAAATAGTTATGTCAATCATGAATTATGAATTCTTGTACTCGCCAAACTATAGCTAAGCATTGTAGTTGCTCTTAGGTATTCaaaacatgaaaataaacgtgatgaaaaattctctcgaGAAAATATTCTGTACTCCCAAAATCTTAGATCAGATAGCTTATCGGGTAGCATTCACATATTCATTGAGTAAATACTCTTAttccaatttctttatttGCATGGCTTTTTAGCAAATGTTATAAGCGCACTATTCTGATATGCGTTCAAGATCATTATAGTGTTACATGaaaaatagtttgaaaataacaaaaaaggaaaggattaggcatgagatttttttcaattattcgcgCATTGCAGATATGGATGGAAGCCCttttaaaattaaatttttttctatatacatatgtatacataacacatttcaaacaaaaatcaaaattatagATTCAAAGAGAGATTAGAGGACGTATAATTAGAAGACAGTCTTTCTGTATGGAAAATtcgtaatttttaatcatttttatccatttgGGATTGAATCTTGAATTACAACACTACTTTTCCAGTTTGAACTTAATATGGTGTTTTAGGTAATATGTGTTTTTTCTCACCATGAGTTTAAAATAGAAGTTTTACAATATTATTGATACGCAGAATAACGGAAAGTGATTACACTATTATAAAGCTATACAGAGTCTTGTGTGctccaaaaaaattattattatcatcactattactatttttattattatcatcattattatatcttTCGACTTTGTTTATTCACAGAATGTTCATTACTGTACAGAATTCCATTGAGTTTTGATACTACTTCTTttgcttgtttttctttacttGATTTGCTTCATCAACAGATTCACCACATTGGTATCACCGTTGCTCTATCATCCTCAAGACTTTATATCATATTAGGAAAATggcagacttttttttaaaaattataaacaaatACCGTTATTTAGTGTACGTAGTAAActataaaaaatatcttacTACAAAAAAACACAATGATTTTCCTTAGAGTACACAGTGACGACATGTAAAGAATGTACAA contains:
- the LOC110116778 gene encoding mitochondrial translation release factor in rescue, with amino-acid sequence MKLTKTLQRVVQLKFTQMITSGSKDSAGFIGCHSSIRELDDCRTEKLLASRFETQNVSSRSMSSLKKFLDYSKVPKINEADIEIQYVRGSGPGGQATNKTNNAVQIKHKETGIVVKCHQTRSQWDNQKKAIQILTTKLDNLINGENSIEAQIKSIQSKKLASKEKKRRRLDELKAAFKEREGLK
- the LOC105692502 gene encoding MIEF1 upstream open reading frame protein — protein: MRTQVLRLYKDLLRYGQGLQYTDTALFKKRIKGNFRKNKTLVDAKDIEFQFQKGLKLLTDKRVI